One Azospirillum brasilense DNA window includes the following coding sequences:
- a CDS encoding sulfurtransferase TusA family protein, translating to MAAKELDVKGLHCPLPILRTRALLDKMAEGEEVIVYATDPASIIDFKHFCNTTENVLLAHETRGEVFVYHIRRGGGAA from the coding sequence GTGGCAGCAAAGGAACTCGACGTTAAGGGGCTGCATTGCCCGCTGCCCATCCTGCGGACGCGCGCCCTGCTGGACAAAATGGCCGAGGGGGAGGAGGTGATCGTCTACGCCACCGACCCGGCGTCGATCATCGATTTCAAGCATTTCTGCAACACGACCGAAAACGTCCTGCTGGCGCACGAGACGCGCGGCGAGGTGTTCGTGTACCACATCCGCCGCGGCGGCGGCGCCGCGTGA